CACCTATGGGTAAAGATAATGGCAAAAATGTAGCTAATGGCACATATAGCGAAAAGAGAAAACAAGGAAGGAATACACAAATAAGTAAGGGCAAATTAATTTTAATGGTCCATTTTTTTATAAAAATAAGTGATAAATAGACACCCCACATAAAGAGAATAATAAAATTAGCCCAAAAAACAGGAACTATACTATATGTTGTAGCTGAGATAACCTTAATTTGATATTTAATATCATAACTGATGATTGTTAATAAAAATAACCCAATAACCCAAATTAATTTCCAAAAAAAGATGACCATTTTTTCATGAACAACCCCCCCTTAGAAGTTTAATTTATAATTATTAATACGTTCCGATATTCAAAAAGTCCCCAAATAGTCCATATATAATAAATTATACCTTTAAATTACTACTGTTAGATACTTATTTCATCATGTAAAATCCAATGACTGTTGCCTACGCTACATGAAGCTCATTTTTAAACTGTTCAATTTGCTAAATTACTTTTAATTTTTTTTTGCAATATGTATGGTGAAATTAAAGGCTTGTCGTATAAACAAGAAATAAATACATAACATTCGCTTGTGCACTAGATTTTAGCCGCAATGAAATCGAGGCTTTTTTAAAGTACGTAAAAATTGACCAACAATGGCTGTATAGGAAGAATTTTTTCTATTGTCATCTCAGTAACTGTACTTCAAAGAGGTTGAATTTTACTGTCTGTTGTTTCTCATGATAAAGTTTTTGAATTGTTATTTGTAATTGATTTAAGAATTATTTAAGATTACTGAAATAGTAGTGTTGTGCTCAAAGGGTAGACTAAATCTTAGCGTTAGGTTTAACGGGAATTTAAAACGAAGAGGTGCTTTTATGTCTTTATATACACAATCGATTATGGTGGCTTTTCTTATAACCATTTTTTTATCCTTTGCTTTGTTTATACCTTGGCTAATTTATACCTATCGAAAGTACGGTTATTTATCAATATCTAAAACGATTATTATGTTCTCCTTTATTTTTTACTTTTTATCAGCATTATGTTTAGTCTTATTACCGTTTCCTCCAACACGTGATACTTGTTCGTTACAAGCTGCAGATACTGTTCACTATAATTTACGCCCATTTCAATTTATTAGGGATATTTTAAAGGATAGTGGAATCGCTCTAACGAGTCCCTCAGCATGGCTTTATATAACGAAGCAACCAGCCTTTTTTCAAGCATTTTATAATTTCTTATTACTTATGCCATTTGGGATATACTTGCGTTATTTTCTTAAAAAAAGAGAGTACTGGAAACGTGCATTTATCATCAGCTTTTTGCTAACATTGTTTTATGAGGTAACTCAAGTTACAGGAGTTTATGGCATCTTTAATTGTGCGTACCGTATTTTTGATGTAGATGATTTAATGCTTAATAGCGCTGGTGCATGGCTTGGGTTCTTTTTAGCACCTATTGTATGGGCGTTGTTTCCTTCTCATGAGGCAGTGCAGGCAAAGGCAGCAGAAATTGCAAAAAATGATATCGTCAAACCACTATCTATATTACTAGCCATCATTATTGATTTATTTATTGCGCAGCTTATTTTGGTTGTAGTGGGGGCTGTAGTACCTAATAATAGCATTTTTGAATTTTTTATAAAGTTCATAATGTATATATTGCTATTTGGTCTAGTTCCGACTATTACAGGTGGAGCAACTATTGGTATGAAGGTTTTACGCTTTACGATGACAAGTGTAAAGGGCAACGGTATTATTCAGAAAACATGGCGACGCTGCTTCGCGATATTAGCAACGATTAGTCTATTAGAGATGATTGCTATTTTAGGGCAAATTAAGCTAAATATGGATTCGCCCTTCTATGTGCTACAAATAGTAATTACATTAGTAGCATTTATGGCTGCACTGCTTATTAGACTTATAATTGTCATACATGTAGCTCGTGTCTTAATAAGTGGAGGGAAACGCCATCTGTTTATTGATGAGTATGCTGGGTTGGTGGCAACGAGAAAAAAATAAGGGGGATTGTTGAATGAAATACGTAATCATCGGGGGAGATGCTGCAGGAATGTCAGCAGCAATGGAGATATATCGAAATGTACCAGGCGCAGAGATAACATCTTTAGAGCGTGGATTTATTTATTCATATGGGCAATGTGGATTGCCCTATGTAGTGGATGGACGTATTTCATCGACAAAGCGGCTTATTGCAAGAGATGTAGAAACATTTCGTGATAAGTATGGCATTGATGCACGAGTAGGTTATGAAGTAAATGGAATAGATGTAGACAAGCAGCTTGTTTTTGGTACACAGGCATCTGGAGAAGCCTTTGAACTCCCTTATGATAAACTTCTTATCGCAACGGGTGCAGATCCGACGATGCCAGTGAAAAAAGGTGCGCATTTAGCAGGTATACACACGGTGAAAACAATTCCTCAGCTAGAGGATTTACTAGCCGATTTAACACCAGATATAGAAACTGTCACTATTATAGGTGGCGGCTATATTGGTCTAGAAATGGCTGAAACGATTCATGCATGTGGTAAAAAGGTAAGATTAATTCAGCGAAGTAGCTATGTTGCTAGAATTTTAGATGAAGAATTTGCCCAGCATGTTCATGATGAGGCAAAAAAGAATGATATTGAACTATTGTTAAATACAGATGTAGAGGCGTTTGAAGGTCAGCACCGTGTGGAACAAGTGTTGACAGATAAAGGTGCCCTCCAAACAGATTTAGTGATTATGGCTGTAGGGATTAAGCCGAATACACAATTTTTAGAGGGAACAGGTATAACAATGTTGAAAAATGGTGCAATCATTGTTAATCGCCATTTAGAGACCTCTATCGAAAATATTTACGCTGCTGGTGATTGTGCTACGCATTTCAATATTGTCAAGGAACGCTTAGATTATATACCGCTGGGTACCACTGCTAATAAACAAGGACGGCTGGCTGGACTTAATATGTCTGGTAAATTTGCACCGTTTCGTGGCATAGTGGGTACTTCTATTTTAAAATTTTTCAATTTAACAATTGCTACAACGGGTATTAATGAGCAGAAGGCAAAAGAGCTGGGATTTGACTATGAGGCTTTTAAATTATCGGCTCGCCATATTGCAGGTTATTACCCTGGTGCTCAACGAATGTACATTAAAATTATTGT
This genomic stretch from Lysinibacillus pakistanensis harbors:
- a CDS encoding VanZ family protein, producing the protein MSLYTQSIMVAFLITIFLSFALFIPWLIYTYRKYGYLSISKTIIMFSFIFYFLSALCLVLLPFPPTRDTCSLQAADTVHYNLRPFQFIRDILKDSGIALTSPSAWLYITKQPAFFQAFYNFLLLMPFGIYLRYFLKKREYWKRAFIISFLLTLFYEVTQVTGVYGIFNCAYRIFDVDDLMLNSAGAWLGFFLAPIVWALFPSHEAVQAKAAEIAKNDIVKPLSILLAIIIDLFIAQLILVVVGAVVPNNSIFEFFIKFIMYILLFGLVPTITGGATIGMKVLRFTMTSVKGNGIIQKTWRRCFAILATISLLEMIAILGQIKLNMDSPFYVLQIVITLVAFMAALLIRLIIVIHVARVLISGGKRHLFIDEYAGLVATRKK
- a CDS encoding FAD-dependent oxidoreductase, producing MKYVIIGGDAAGMSAAMEIYRNVPGAEITSLERGFIYSYGQCGLPYVVDGRISSTKRLIARDVETFRDKYGIDARVGYEVNGIDVDKQLVFGTQASGEAFELPYDKLLIATGADPTMPVKKGAHLAGIHTVKTIPQLEDLLADLTPDIETVTIIGGGYIGLEMAETIHACGKKVRLIQRSSYVARILDEEFAQHVHDEAKKNDIELLLNTDVEAFEGQHRVEQVLTDKGALQTDLVIMAVGIKPNTQFLEGTGITMLKNGAIIVNRHLETSIENIYAAGDCATHFNIVKERLDYIPLGTTANKQGRLAGLNMSGKFAPFRGIVGTSILKFFNLTIATTGINEQKAKELGFDYEAFKLSARHIAGYYPGAQRMYIKIIVRKRDQLLLGAQIVGPSGVDKRIDVFATALYSKMTLPDLLDLDLAYAPPFNGVWDPLQQIARKNGRL